A window of Anaerohalosphaeraceae bacterium contains these coding sequences:
- a CDS encoding PEP-CTERM sorting domain-containing protein (PEP-CTERM proteins occur, often in large numbers, in the proteomes of bacteria that also encode an exosortase, a predicted intramembrane cysteine proteinase. The presence of a PEP-CTERM domain at a protein's C-terminus predicts cleavage within the sorting domain, followed by covalent anchoring to some some component of the (usually Gram-negative) cell surface. Many PEP-CTERM proteins exhibit an unusual sequence composition that includes large numbers of potential glycosylation sites. Expression of one such protein has been shown restore the ability of a bacterium to form floc, a type of biofilm.), which yields MTIGETTLVTLFAYAEEASGLNGLNSWQLSAFASGTGTLKVVAGSVNVVRPFAADVLWTSINAPMGTIRNLSMTSIAAGVDSALGVGGYHKIAEFAVEAVEVGQVVFSLGDGGAGYGGLLRDYSPVNPMSWNNMLGGVFNAAESQRVFTIVPEPGSLLLLGSMGLMVFRARCRK from the coding sequence TTGACAATTGGTGAGACAACCTTGGTGACGCTGTTTGCCTATGCGGAAGAGGCCTCCGGTTTGAATGGGCTGAACAGCTGGCAGTTAAGCGCTTTTGCTTCCGGAACAGGCACGCTGAAAGTTGTGGCGGGAAGTGTAAATGTGGTCAGGCCTTTTGCCGCGGATGTGCTCTGGACGAGCATCAATGCTCCGATGGGAACGATTCGGAACTTGTCGATGACTTCAATCGCAGCGGGTGTGGATTCTGCATTGGGTGTCGGCGGGTATCATAAAATTGCCGAGTTTGCCGTAGAAGCCGTCGAAGTGGGGCAGGTGGTGTTTTCGCTGGGGGACGGCGGGGCGGGATACGGCGGGCTTCTTCGCGACTACAGTCCGGTCAATCCGATGAGCTGGAACAACATGCTGGGGGGGGTGTTTAACGCAGCGGAGTCACAGCGGGTCTTTACAATTGTCCCGGAACCGGGGTCCCTGCTGCTGCTCGGTTCGATGGGGCTGATGGTTTTCAGGGCCCGCTGCAGAAAATAA